The genomic region GATATCCTTTGTATTCAAGAAGTCGATATTGTCATATAGCGTACCGTCTACTACATAAAGTACATTCGTTGCATCCTGGTAAGTACCAAGACCTCTAATTCTTACTGTAGGTGAATCTCCCGGAGAGCCGGCACTTACAATTTGCACCCCAGAAACTTTACCTTGTAATGACTGCATCACGTTGGAAGTAGGAGTCTTTTCAATTTCTTCGGAATCTACTGAAACGATCGCTCCCGTAAGGTCTCTTTTCTTCTGAGTACCATATCCAACTACTACGACCTCGTCTAATTGACCAGCATCTTCTTCAAGAGAGATATTATAATCATTACTAGAAGTGACCTGAACGGTTTGCTGTTTAAATCCTAAGAAAGTTACTCTGAATGTATCACCTTCTTCTACACCTTCGAGGCTGAAGTTACCATCGAAGTCTGTAACATCAAAAATATCTTTGTCTGTTACTTTAATTTCTGCACCTGGTAATGGAACACCACCTGTGTCTGTAATGATACCAGAAATGGTTTTTGTTTGCTGTGCGTGAGCGAGTATAGAACATACTCCAAAAATCACACAGGCTAATAGTAATTTTACCTTCATACTTGTTGGGTGTTTATGCTTATTTGAAGTCACAATATACATCCAAGCTCAAATTTTACGCAAACGTTATAGTACACATCTACTACTTCAAGTATGTTCTTAGTGCAACTATCTTGTTATCAAGGCTCTATAATAGTTTTGAAGTAATTTGAAAGTAAATATTTTTCGTGTTGATGTAGTATTGTAGTACTTAAATTTTGTAATATTTATGACTATTTACTGATAATTTAGAAATTCTTTATCAGGAATTTTGTCAAATTCACATCACTTTCGAGCGCCATTTTCTTCCTTAAACGATACCTGTGAACCTCAACACCCCTGACAGAAATTCCCATTAACGGAGCAATTTCTTTTGAACTCAAGTTCATTTTTAAATATGAACATAACTTTAGATCCTTCCCAGATAATTTTGGATACTCCGAAAGTATATCCTTAAAGAAATCTTCATGAACTTCATTAAAGTTAGTTTCGAAGACTTTCCATTCATCCTTACTCTTAACCGCCGCATTGATTTTGTTCATAATATGTTTCATCCTGTACTGGTTGGAGAAGGAATTTTTATCCTTGGAAAGTTCATTTTGTATCTCCATAAGAACTTCATTCTTCTTTGCAGCCATCATGGTAGTATTAGCCAGTTCTTTTCTTTTCAGGTCAATTTCATGAACCAGGCGATCGTGTTCTATTCTAGCTAATCTTTCCTGGTGCTCATCTTCAAATTTTTCTTCCAGCTTCTGCTGATGTTTTCTCAGTTTTCTCTTGTTAATTAGAAAGACCACGGCGATAAGGGCCATAAACAGTAATACGTATAAAGCTTTCATCCAGGCAGACAAATACCATGGAGGAGCGATTCCAAAGGAGTATTTCGCCAGAACCTTCTTGTTATCCTGCTCCCTTTCATGGATGATATCTAGCGCGTAATCACCATAGGAAAGATTTCTAAGATTCAACCAGCCGTCGCTACCTATTTTACCGCTATATTCTTCATCTCCCTTTAGTTTATAGGATAGCTCGTTCAAATTAAGATTTGGAGCTCCAACCTGTACGCTAATATTTCCTGATGTTCTGTACTTCAAGGTAGGTGAAGAACTAAGGTCGTAGTAACCATTATTGTCACCGAACTTTTTTATGAATCCTATCGATTCCCATTCTTCAGAATCAGTCCTTTTAAAGGCTGCAAAATCCAGCTTAGCGAAGCCATCATTTAGGGTTATATAATAAGTGGAGTCATTCGGTCTGGTCAAATTTTCATTAGCCTTTACCAGCCTGTTATCCAGTACACTTGCAGAAAGCCCGAGTGTATTCTTGTCGAAATCTGTAAATAGTATACTACCATTTTCTTCATTATTGAAGACGAAAAAATCGCTTGTATCCTGAAGCAACCTCAAACCTCTAAAGTCTTCGAATTCTTCAAATTCTTCAAAAGTCTCCTTGAATGGATTATGCCTATACCAGTTCTCGTTGACAAAGCAAATGATCTGGCCATTCAGTTTGAATAAGTTTACTCTGTAGTTATCAGTTTCCCCTAGTGCAGGAAGTTTCTGGACTTCTATTTGTTGAAAATTATTATGTGTAATTCTGTACAAACCTTCGTAAGGATGGGCAGCCCATAGTACCTGATCATTCTCAAATACAATTTGCTTCACTGGAAAATTCACTCCTTCCACTTCGCTTACTTCTCCAGTATTTTGATCGTAAATACTAATTCCCGTATACTCTCCCAGCAAATAAAGATTTTCACTACCGGGCACTTTCTCTATACAGAAACTACCCGTTCTTTTCTTAACCGGAATGAACTGATCCTTTTGTACCTGATAGATGCCTGTATTGTGATTCACAAAAAGTTGATCATCCAGAACTTCAAGATTCCAGACA from Christiangramia sp. OXR-203 harbors:
- a CDS encoding LuxR C-terminal-related transcriptional regulator yields the protein MIHKIFKILIIICLTLNATYSQELLPPIQNYNPALYDAASQNWDIAVDDRGVVFAANNQGLLEFDGLSWELHKLESGSIIRSVFPKGDRIYTGSFREFGYWQTDEKGKMVYHSLSKLMTGLELQSDEFWSIESLGETIYFRSFGGVFKYEDNEILKVQNHISTAMEVFQGRLVIAERSKGIFYLTNDNARLELEGDLSALEGLNIVELFALNDTLYIGSKNSLFIYSEGELSKIEDIELNEFLSESELNHILSVSEEKVLIGTIKNGVAEYDLDTKELRFYNRIEGLQNNTVLGMSYHQGNLWLALDKGIDKLDLDSPLKFFTDHSGELGAVYDIEEFGGKTYLASNTGVHTFQNGKMSLLEGSQDHVWNLEVLDDQLFVNHNTGIYQVQKDQFIPVKKRTGSFCIEKVPGSENLYLLGEYTGISIYDQNTGEVSEVEGVNFPVKQIVFENDQVLWAAHPYEGLYRITHNNFQQIEVQKLPALGETDNYRVNLFKLNGQIICFVNENWYRHNPFKETFEEFEEFEDFRGLRLLQDTSDFFVFNNEENGSILFTDFDKNTLGLSASVLDNRLVKANENLTRPNDSTYYITLNDGFAKLDFAAFKRTDSEEWESIGFIKKFGDNNGYYDLSSSPTLKYRTSGNISVQVGAPNLNLNELSYKLKGDEEYSGKIGSDGWLNLRNLSYGDYALDIIHEREQDNKKVLAKYSFGIAPPWYLSAWMKALYVLLFMALIAVVFLINKRKLRKHQQKLEEKFEDEHQERLARIEHDRLVHEIDLKRKELANTTMMAAKKNEVLMEIQNELSKDKNSFSNQYRMKHIMNKINAAVKSKDEWKVFETNFNEVHEDFFKDILSEYPKLSGKDLKLCSYLKMNLSSKEIAPLMGISVRGVEVHRYRLRKKMALESDVNLTKFLIKNF